The following coding sequences lie in one Paenibacillus durus ATCC 35681 genomic window:
- the pknB gene encoding Stk1 family PASTA domain-containing Ser/Thr kinase, whose product MIGHELGGRYQVIERIGGGGMALVYRAHDILLNRNVAIKVLRNQFVHDEEFIRRFRREAQSAASLSHPNVVSIYDVGQEDEIHYIVMEYVEGKNLNEIIKERAPLQVDEAVRIATQICDALDHAHQNQIIHRDIKPHNILIGRNGRVKVTDFGIARAVTSTTITQTGSVVGSVHYFSPEHAKGVATGEKSDLYSLGIVIYQMLTGSLPFLGESPISVALKHLQEEFEEPRKLNPMIPQSVENIILKSMRKNPEERYQSAKEMLQDLETCLLPERRSEQKVSFMDDDEDRTRVMPAIKPIPRSNGSRNRGEDRMTREEDPPSAKKKKDWGRPALWIGLTLLLLLAMTGVVWYVNAKLVVPEVKVPQLVNLSLDNAKAKLTEAGLVLEEPVTTEYNPNFAEGIVFEQNKEPDTTVKEGTTIALKVSIPKPLPSMPDLSGMTYDEAVKALMAQGVEESRITQDSEFSKEIPEGEVFRQNPAASSQYDPDTAAISLTVSKGQESITMPDLTGLTESEAKAKLEELGLVLGDVKRESSFSIEKGKITKQWPYEKGAAALPGEKITIYISDGYPPEALEYTFNLPVSPVQEGKKTKIRIEFVDARNNGEKQDWGTRTISRTQVLSVNLILAPNKEGAVMVYRDGEFFDTYSVSYMDAKNGTVPIPEPSPVNPPSPSPTETPAETPAGAEPSADPVTAPGTDGATPPDTGGEPGVNQTGDVASGTQIISGNSQDTASGPKHKGKDKK is encoded by the coding sequence ATGATCGGTCACGAGTTGGGAGGCCGTTACCAAGTCATCGAGCGGATCGGTGGGGGCGGAATGGCGCTTGTATATAGGGCACATGATATTTTGCTCAATCGAAATGTCGCTATTAAAGTATTGCGGAACCAATTTGTACATGATGAGGAATTTATTCGCCGGTTTCGGCGGGAAGCGCAATCTGCTGCATCGCTTTCTCATCCCAATGTGGTCAGCATTTACGACGTGGGACAGGAAGATGAAATTCATTATATTGTCATGGAGTATGTGGAAGGCAAGAATCTGAACGAAATTATCAAGGAGAGGGCGCCGCTGCAGGTAGACGAAGCGGTGAGAATCGCCACCCAAATCTGTGACGCGCTCGATCATGCCCATCAGAATCAGATTATCCATCGGGATATCAAACCGCATAACATACTTATTGGCCGCAACGGCCGAGTTAAAGTGACCGATTTCGGCATCGCCCGCGCGGTGACGTCGACTACGATTACACAGACCGGTTCGGTCGTCGGTTCGGTACACTATTTTTCTCCGGAACATGCCAAGGGAGTCGCCACCGGCGAAAAATCGGACCTGTATTCACTCGGCATCGTGATCTATCAAATGCTGACCGGCAGTCTGCCTTTTCTGGGCGAGAGTCCAATCAGTGTAGCGCTGAAGCATCTTCAAGAAGAGTTCGAGGAGCCCCGGAAGCTGAATCCGATGATCCCCCAAAGCGTGGAGAACATCATCCTTAAATCAATGCGCAAAAATCCTGAGGAGCGCTATCAGTCCGCTAAAGAAATGCTTCAGGATCTGGAAACCTGTCTGCTGCCGGAGCGCCGAAGCGAACAGAAGGTATCATTTATGGACGATGATGAGGACAGAACCAGGGTGATGCCGGCCATCAAGCCGATTCCCAGGAGCAATGGCTCGCGCAACCGTGGAGAGGATAGAATGACCCGTGAGGAAGATCCCCCGTCAGCCAAGAAGAAAAAAGATTGGGGAAGACCCGCGCTGTGGATCGGGCTTACGCTGCTGCTCCTGCTGGCGATGACAGGGGTAGTATGGTATGTGAACGCGAAGCTGGTCGTTCCTGAAGTTAAAGTTCCGCAACTGGTCAATCTTTCGCTGGACAATGCCAAAGCCAAGCTGACCGAAGCGGGACTGGTTCTGGAGGAGCCGGTAACGACGGAGTATAACCCTAACTTTGCCGAAGGGATTGTCTTCGAGCAGAACAAGGAGCCGGATACGACAGTAAAAGAAGGAACAACTATCGCACTTAAGGTAAGCATCCCCAAGCCGCTCCCGTCAATGCCGGATTTATCCGGAATGACTTATGACGAAGCGGTGAAAGCTCTGATGGCGCAAGGTGTGGAGGAAAGCCGAATTACACAGGACAGCGAGTTCAGCAAAGAAATTCCGGAAGGCGAGGTATTCCGGCAGAATCCGGCAGCAAGCAGCCAATATGATCCGGATACTGCTGCTATCTCGCTCACTGTCAGCAAAGGCCAGGAGAGCATCACGATGCCGGATTTAACGGGCCTCACCGAATCGGAAGCGAAAGCCAAGCTGGAGGAGTTAGGTCTTGTGCTCGGTGATGTGAAGAGGGAATCCAGTTTCTCCATAGAAAAGGGCAAGATAACGAAGCAATGGCCGTATGAAAAAGGCGCAGCGGCGCTGCCTGGCGAGAAAATTACCATATACATCAGCGACGGCTATCCGCCTGAAGCGCTGGAATACACATTCAATCTTCCAGTATCTCCGGTGCAGGAAGGGAAGAAGACCAAGATTCGGATCGAATTTGTCGATGCGCGCAACAATGGCGAGAAACAGGATTGGGGAACCCGCACGATCAGCAGAACTCAGGTGCTGTCGGTGAACCTTATCCTCGCTCCAAATAAGGAAGGGGCTGTCATGGTGTACCGGGATGGAGAGTTCTTCGATACGTATTCCGTCTCGTACATGGATGCAAAGAACGGTACGGTGCCAATTCCCGAGCCATCGCCGGTCAATCCGCCATCGCCGTCTCCGACCGAAACGCCGGCCGAGACACCTGCCGGCGCTGAACCGTCTGCAGATCCGGTCACCGCACCCGGAACGGATGGCGCTACGCCGCCGGATACCGGGGGCGAGCCGGGAGTCAATCAGACGGGGGACGTTGCGAGTGGTACGCAAATCATATCCGGCAACAGTCAGGACACCGCTTCCGGCCCTAAACATAAAGGTAAAGATAAGAAATAA
- the rsgA gene encoding ribosome small subunit-dependent GTPase A encodes MPEGVIVKALSGYYYVKPLREGKISPEDEIVQCRARGIFKKRGQSPLVGDRVIYSLTENGEGTVDELHPRDSELIRPPVANVTLAVLLFSVREPDLNLQLLDKFLVHIEHSGLDTIIVLTKQDLAEEDGKSIAHVKELYERIGYEVMVTSSRTGSGSEELRKRLAGAISVFAGQSGVGKSSLLNRLVPGLSLETSEISMRLGRGRHTTRHVELMDIGDGGYVADTPGFSQLDFLELGVEELSSCFREFVPFAAECKFRGCSHLHEPGCRVIEALEAGEISDSRYEHYKLFFNEMKDKKRRY; translated from the coding sequence ATGCCTGAAGGTGTAATCGTTAAGGCTTTAAGCGGTTATTATTATGTGAAACCGCTCCGGGAAGGAAAGATCTCTCCGGAGGATGAAATCGTTCAGTGCAGAGCCCGTGGTATTTTTAAGAAGAGAGGCCAGTCTCCTCTGGTCGGTGACAGGGTCATTTATTCCTTGACCGAGAATGGAGAGGGGACGGTAGATGAACTCCACCCCCGCGATTCCGAACTGATTCGTCCGCCCGTGGCGAATGTTACGCTGGCGGTGCTGTTGTTCTCCGTCCGGGAACCGGACCTGAATCTGCAGCTTCTCGATAAATTTCTCGTGCACATCGAGCATTCCGGATTGGACACGATCATCGTGCTGACCAAACAGGATTTGGCGGAAGAGGACGGGAAGAGCATCGCTCATGTTAAAGAACTGTATGAGCGGATTGGTTATGAGGTGATGGTGACAAGCTCGCGGACGGGCTCGGGCAGCGAGGAACTCCGGAAGCGGCTCGCAGGCGCAATCAGCGTATTCGCCGGTCAATCCGGCGTAGGCAAATCTTCGCTGCTTAACCGGCTGGTTCCCGGTCTTTCTCTGGAGACCAGCGAGATCAGCATGCGGCTGGGGCGGGGACGGCACACGACGCGGCATGTCGAGCTGATGGATATCGGCGATGGAGGTTATGTGGCGGATACGCCCGGCTTCAGCCAGTTGGATTTTCTGGAGCTTGGAGTGGAGGAGCTGTCTTCCTGCTTCCGCGAGTTTGTTCCATTTGCGGCGGAATGTAAATTCCGCGGCTGCAGCCACCTTCATGAACCGGGCTGCCGAGTAATCGAGGCCTTGGAGGCCGGAGAGATTTCGGACAGCCGCTATGAGCACTACAAGCTGTTTTTTAATGAAATGAAAGACAAGAAGCGGAGGTACTGA